A single genomic interval of Alphaproteobacteria bacterium harbors:
- a CDS encoding LptF/LptG family permease, with translation MSKTLFFYISKHNFKWIFLTFLGLSSLAFIINSIEQTRRALSRIKLDFFFELKLSLLQLPKFMELLLPFSVLFGAMLSISFLNRHHEIIMARASGISLRQFIMPCVFVAFIYGLFSILVLNPISSNFKKHHEFLVNTVIKGKETSIEMTANGFWLHTKTDQGYQIIHAAEVKPPLFTMSQVYFLDFDHNHQLTKRIDGQSALLGEGKWNIQNAWISNWDNGQKSEHQPNYALPTKLTHHEIINALAPADSIAIWDLPHFISMFKAHGFPTRDHELQFNGLLSTPLLFIALVIFGSLFSIYIPRFGTNFWGFAIGVGIGFLIYILDQIFFSLGGSGALPIWIATWTPAIATTLFSFSWLIHREEK, from the coding sequence ATGTCAAAAACACTTTTTTTCTACATTTCAAAACATAATTTTAAATGGATTTTTTTAACTTTTTTAGGTTTATCAAGTCTTGCTTTCATTATAAATTCAATTGAACAAACAAGGCGTGCTTTAAGTAGAATAAAGCTTGATTTCTTTTTTGAGCTTAAATTATCTTTACTCCAATTACCAAAATTTATGGAATTATTATTGCCTTTTTCTGTTTTGTTTGGTGCAATGTTATCTATTTCATTTTTAAATCGACACCATGAAATTATTATGGCACGTGCTTCTGGCATTTCATTGCGCCAATTTATTATGCCCTGCGTTTTTGTTGCTTTTATTTATGGCCTTTTTTCAATTTTAGTTTTAAACCCTATTTCATCAAATTTTAAAAAACATCACGAATTTTTAGTAAATACAGTCATTAAAGGCAAAGAAACTTCCATTGAAATGACGGCTAATGGATTTTGGTTGCATACCAAAACAGATCAAGGTTATCAAATTATTCATGCAGCAGAGGTAAAACCACCTTTGTTTACAATGAGTCAGGTTTATTTTTTAGATTTTGATCATAACCACCAATTAACAAAACGAATTGACGGACAATCAGCTTTATTGGGCGAAGGCAAATGGAATATTCAAAATGCATGGATATCAAATTGGGATAATGGTCAAAAATCTGAGCATCAGCCTAATTATGCACTCCCTACAAAATTAACGCATCATGAAATTATTAATGCCTTAGCGCCAGCTGATTCAATCGCTATTTGGGATTTACCGCATTTTATTTCAATGTTTAAGGCACATGGTTTTCCAACACGTGATCATGAACTTCAATTTAATGGTCTTTTGTCTACTCCTCTTTTGTTTATTGCTTTAGTTATTTTTGGATCTCTTTTTTCGATTTATATTCCACGCTTTGGTACTAATTTTTGGGGTTTTGCCATTGGCGTTGGTATTGGTTTTCTAATTTATATTCTAGATCAAATCTTTTTTTCGCTTGGCGGATCAGGTGCTTTACCTATTTGGATTGCAACCTGGACACCTGCTATTGCAACAACTTTATTTAGTTTTTCGTGGTTAATTCATCGGGAAGAAAAATAG
- a CDS encoding LptF/LptG family permease, with amino-acid sequence MNKLQRYMLWELSKTTLFIIIVLTAVMWLVQSLRFIDLVINQALPLITIFKFLSLLLPFLLYHLLPLGGFVGIFYTYQKLSQERELIAMRSSGLSPLQLSLPAFLVAGIMTFIGYTISLYFLPQSTSLFKTMQYELSTSLSASLLRENQFNIIGPGLTIFIKKRLNNKDFKGIVIQDDRNPQHKTTYIAETGRFNVYPENITLTLLNGSHQEIDIESPEKSQGLKRLQFDSYTHEIEMKRDPNARKQRSAEERTVPELLDPQDVSPDDKLYRKLLVSGHQRLSSPLYIFAFVLLGLTILFYGNYNRRGNGMRILFIAFVVALLEGLSIGLKNIASHYPPLIPMLYALPIIPILFGTFMIARGRMG; translated from the coding sequence ATGAATAAATTACAAAGATATATGCTGTGGGAATTATCTAAAACTACCCTTTTTATAATAATTGTATTAACCGCGGTCATGTGGCTTGTGCAATCACTGCGTTTCATCGATCTTGTTATTAACCAAGCGCTCCCTTTAATAACAATTTTTAAATTTTTGTCATTGCTTTTACCTTTTTTGCTTTATCATTTACTTCCATTGGGTGGTTTTGTTGGTATTTTTTATACCTATCAAAAACTTTCTCAAGAACGTGAACTTATTGCCATGCGTAGTTCTGGATTAAGTCCATTACAATTAAGTTTACCTGCTTTTTTGGTTGCTGGCATTATGACTTTTATTGGTTACACAATCAGTCTTTATTTTTTACCACAAAGCACGTCTTTATTTAAAACAATGCAATATGAATTATCGACTTCTTTATCTGCATCACTTTTACGCGAAAACCAATTTAATATTATAGGTCCAGGTCTCACAATCTTTATTAAAAAAAGACTTAACAATAAAGATTTTAAAGGTATTGTTATTCAAGATGACCGTAATCCTCAGCATAAAACAACCTATATTGCAGAAACGGGACGCTTTAATGTTTATCCAGAAAACATCACATTAACGCTTTTAAATGGTAGCCACCAAGAAATTGATATTGAAAGTCCAGAAAAATCTCAAGGTCTTAAACGTTTACAATTTGATTCATACACACATGAAATTGAAATGAAGCGCGATCCTAATGCGCGAAAACAAAGATCAGCTGAAGAAAGAACGGTGCCTGAATTATTGGACCCACAGGACGTCTCACCAGATGATAAATTATATAGAAAATTATTAGTTTCGGGACATCAACGTCTTTCAAGTCCTCTTTATATTTTTGCGTTCGTACTGCTTGGCTTAACAATATTATTTTATGGAAATTACAATCGTCGTGGCAATGGAATGCGCATACTTTTTATAGCATTTGTTGTTGCACTTTTAGAAGGATTAAGTATTGGTCTTAAGAATATTGCAAGTCATTATCCACCTTTAATTCCTATGCTTTATGCTTTGCCTATTATACCAATATTATTTGGAACCTTCATGATCGCTAGAGGACGAATGGGGTAA
- the der gene encoding ribosome biogenesis GTPase Der: MLRLAIIGRPNVGKSTLFNRLVGKKAALVYDEPGVTRDRQEELGSIADLEFILMDTAGLDHTPDSDLQSRMTEQTLKAIEGADLLLFVVDAISGITPNDTFFARLLRRTPKPIILLANKCEGRKGQEGLYDAFRLGIGQPIAISAEHGIGMDDLYTEIKKHMPTPPEKEVSEFDDDEIEEIEIEPKKRPLKLAIVGRPNAGKSTFINKLLKEERLLTGPEAGITRDAIAIDWVYQGRDIKLFDTAGLRRKARISEALETLSTKDTLESIKYAEIVILMVDALLPLDKQDLQIARHVIEEGRALVIALNKWDLIKNKRELLSDVQYKVDESLNQARGVSIIPISGINGDNLPELMKATFTIYERWNKRIPTGELNRWLTMMIEGHSLPLIKGRRLKIKYVTQMKMRPPTFAIFISQDVDFPVAYERYLMNGLREEFGLEGVPLRFYYRKPKNPFAKK; the protein is encoded by the coding sequence ATGCTTCGTCTTGCTATTATTGGTCGCCCTAATGTTGGGAAGTCCACTTTATTCAATCGTCTTGTCGGTAAAAAAGCGGCACTTGTTTATGATGAACCTGGTGTTACACGTGATCGCCAGGAAGAATTGGGTTCTATTGCTGATCTAGAATTTATCCTTATGGATACGGCAGGCCTTGACCATACGCCTGATTCTGACCTTCAAAGTCGCATGACAGAGCAAACCCTTAAAGCTATTGAAGGCGCAGATCTATTGCTTTTTGTTGTCGATGCAATTTCAGGCATTACGCCAAATGACACATTTTTTGCACGTCTTTTAAGAAGAACACCTAAACCCATTATTTTGCTTGCCAATAAATGTGAAGGCCGTAAAGGTCAAGAAGGTTTATATGACGCTTTCCGTTTAGGTATAGGCCAACCTATCGCGATATCAGCCGAACATGGTATCGGTATGGACGATCTTTATACAGAAATTAAAAAACATATGCCTACACCACCTGAAAAAGAAGTTTCAGAATTTGATGATGATGAAATCGAAGAAATTGAGATTGAGCCTAAAAAAAGGCCTTTAAAACTTGCGATTGTTGGCAGACCAAATGCTGGTAAATCAACTTTTATTAATAAATTGCTCAAAGAAGAAAGATTATTGACAGGACCTGAAGCGGGTATTACGCGCGATGCTATCGCTATTGATTGGGTCTATCAAGGTCGAGACATTAAACTTTTTGATACGGCAGGTCTTAGACGAAAGGCGCGTATTTCAGAAGCGCTCGAAACCTTATCAACAAAGGATACGCTTGAATCTATCAAATATGCTGAAATTGTCATTTTGATGGTGGATGCATTACTACCTTTGGACAAGCAAGATTTGCAAATTGCACGTCATGTTATTGAAGAGGGTCGTGCGCTTGTTATTGCGTTGAATAAATGGGATCTCATTAAAAATAAACGTGAATTATTAAGTGATGTGCAATACAAAGTTGATGAATCACTTAATCAAGCCAGAGGCGTCTCAATTATCCCAATTTCAGGGATTAATGGTGATAATTTACCAGAATTGATGAAGGCAACTTTCACCATTTATGAAAGATGGAATAAAAGAATTCCAACAGGTGAGCTCAACCGATGGTTGACAATGATGATTGAAGGGCATAGTCTGCCTTTAATAAAAGGAAGACGTCTTAAAATAAAATATGTGACGCAAATGAAGATGAGACCACCTACATTTGCAATTTTTATTTCACAAGATGTTGATTTTCCAGTTGCTTATGAACGTTATTTAATGAATGGATTACGAGAAGAATTTGGTTTAGAAGGTGTTCCTTTGCGTTTTTATTATCGCAAACCAAAGAACCCTTTTGCAAAAAAATGA
- a CDS encoding PQQ-binding-like beta-propeller repeat protein: protein MSRSFIIAFKTLVLFAGPLFVLSACSHNDPPLAGDRLAILKTSENLKVDESLEDYKVEVSEPVPTREWTQSGMVASHLLPHFELASALSVAWKKDIGAGSQHNRKLLSLPIISENKIYTLDSYGKVSALRTDNGALLWHFNSKPSKEESPIANGGLAYDTQKIFVATGFAQIIALDAQTGKEIWHQDVSAPIRSAPSVSDGRVFVVTIDNTLFALSQEKGEVLWTHAGMTEYAGLLGGASPAIMNDLVVAPFSSGEVVGIKVESGHPLWGDALTSLRRTDSVSSISTIKGNPVIDHQMVFVIGHGNRMFALNAKTGEQIWEKHIGGLYTPLVHKDVVFVVTNEHQLLCLKKETGQIVWIEPLQKTLSKSSPAITWAGPILAQNKLYLTNSLGSLVSFSPITGKIIDSIHFKENFQMPPVIAGKTMYLLAESGKLYALK from the coding sequence ATGAGCCGTTCTTTTATTATTGCCTTTAAAACGCTTGTGCTGTTTGCAGGGCCACTTTTTGTATTATCTGCTTGTTCGCATAATGATCCACCTTTAGCGGGTGACCGACTGGCGATTCTTAAAACAAGTGAAAATCTTAAAGTAGATGAATCTCTTGAGGATTATAAGGTAGAAGTTTCTGAACCTGTTCCGACGCGTGAATGGACACAAAGCGGGATGGTTGCATCTCATTTGCTGCCTCATTTTGAACTTGCTTCTGCTTTATCTGTCGCTTGGAAAAAAGATATAGGTGCTGGGTCTCAACACAATCGTAAATTACTCTCTTTGCCAATTATTTCAGAAAACAAAATATACACACTTGATTCTTATGGAAAAGTTTCCGCCTTACGCACTGATAATGGTGCTTTATTGTGGCATTTTAATTCTAAACCTTCAAAAGAAGAATCTCCAATTGCCAATGGTGGACTTGCTTATGACACCCAAAAAATTTTTGTTGCAACTGGATTTGCGCAAATCATTGCGCTTGATGCTCAAACGGGCAAAGAAATTTGGCACCAAGACGTTTCAGCACCTATTCGCTCAGCACCAAGTGTAAGCGATGGTCGTGTTTTTGTTGTAACGATCGACAATACATTGTTTGCTCTTTCGCAAGAAAAAGGCGAGGTTTTGTGGACTCATGCAGGCATGACCGAATATGCAGGTCTATTAGGCGGTGCTAGCCCTGCGATTATGAATGATCTTGTCGTGGCGCCTTTTTCATCCGGTGAAGTCGTTGGTATCAAAGTTGAATCAGGTCATCCTTTATGGGGGGATGCCTTAACGTCTTTACGCAGAACAGATTCTGTATCAAGTATTTCAACAATCAAAGGCAATCCAGTCATTGACCATCAAATGGTTTTCGTTATTGGACATGGCAATCGTATGTTTGCCCTTAACGCCAAAACGGGCGAACAAATATGGGAAAAACATATTGGTGGATTATATACGCCTTTAGTTCATAAAGACGTTGTTTTTGTTGTTACGAACGAACACCAATTACTTTGTCTAAAAAAAGAAACAGGCCAAATTGTTTGGATTGAACCACTTCAAAAAACCCTATCAAAATCCTCACCTGCTATTACTTGGGCAGGTCCCATTTTGGCCCAAAATAAACTCTATCTAACAAATAGCCTAGGCAGTCTTGTTTCTTTTTCACCTATTACAGGGAAAATAATAGATTCTATACATTTTAAAGAAAATTTTCAGATGCCGCCCGTTATAGCTGGAAAAACAATGTATCTTTTGGCCGAAAGCGGCAAATTATACGCACTTAAATAG
- a CDS encoding tetratricopeptide repeat protein, whose amino-acid sequence MSDNDIFREIDQDVAQDRMVQFWKKNQKIILNSIIAILILAGGYGAWVTWNQHQQEKDGLDFAHALELAKDGKSLEAEAALTALKQKGSEGYALLARLKEASIKANSDKPKAIELYDSLSKDAKIDPLFKDYAQLMLVYLQIDTLDGASLEKMIEPLLHEKSSWRFSALELAALAAQKANNLEKAKTYLTAIVEDAQAPHAIRARAGEILTQFDK is encoded by the coding sequence ATGAGCGATAATGATATTTTCAGAGAAATTGACCAAGATGTCGCCCAGGATAGAATGGTCCAATTTTGGAAAAAAAACCAAAAAATAATATTAAATTCAATTATTGCGATTCTTATTCTTGCGGGCGGTTATGGCGCTTGGGTTACATGGAATCAGCATCAACAAGAAAAAGATGGTCTTGATTTTGCACATGCTTTGGAACTTGCAAAAGATGGTAAATCTTTAGAAGCAGAAGCTGCCTTAACGGCGCTTAAGCAAAAAGGGTCAGAAGGTTATGCTTTACTTGCACGCTTAAAAGAAGCATCGATTAAAGCGAATAGTGACAAACCAAAGGCTATAGAGCTTTATGATTCATTGTCAAAAGATGCTAAAATTGATCCTTTGTTTAAAGATTACGCCCAATTAATGTTGGTTTACCTTCAAATAGACACGTTAGATGGTGCAAGTCTTGAAAAAATGATAGAACCCTTATTACATGAAAAATCTTCATGGCGTTTTTCAGCACTTGAACTTGCGGCCTTAGCTGCGCAAAAGGCGAACAATCTTGAAAAAGCCAAAACATATTTAACAGCAATTGTTGAAGATGCGCAGGCGCCTCACGCTATACGTGCGCGTGCTGGTGAAATATTAACACAATTTGACAAGTAG
- a CDS encoding thioredoxin family protein, whose amino-acid sequence MAALTTPSAQHNFQAIDFKLKGIDDRFYTLHDIQGEKGTLIMFICNHCPYVKAIIDRIVRDVKELDAYGVKSVAIMSNDYITYPDDSFENMKQFARLHDFTFPYLLDETQEVAKAYDAVCTPEFYGFDQQNILRYRGRLDASRREAIPEAKRDLFDAMVEISTFNQTPIEQFPSMGCSIKWK is encoded by the coding sequence ATGGCTGCTTTAACAACACCTTCTGCACAACATAATTTTCAAGCAATTGATTTTAAATTAAAAGGAATAGATGATCGTTTTTATACGTTGCATGATATTCAAGGTGAAAAAGGAACGCTCATCATGTTCATTTGTAATCACTGTCCTTATGTTAAAGCTATCATTGATCGCATTGTGCGGGATGTGAAAGAGTTAGATGCTTATGGTGTAAAGTCTGTAGCAATCATGTCTAATGATTATATTACTTACCCAGATGATAGTTTTGAAAACATGAAACAATTTGCACGTTTACATGATTTTACATTTCCTTATTTATTAGATGAAACACAAGAGGTTGCAAAAGCTTATGATGCAGTCTGTACACCTGAATTTTATGGATTTGATCAACAAAATATCTTACGTTACAGAGGACGACTTGATGCATCGCGCAGAGAAGCTATCCCTGAAGCTAAAAGAGATTTATTTGATGCTATGGTTGAAATCTCAACTTTTAATCAAACCCCAATTGAACAATTTCCAAGTATGGGTTGTTCTATAAAATGGAAATAA